GGTTAACATTATAATTTAATATTTCGGTTTGTTATAATAAATCTAGTTAATAACAATAGATTtgataataatatatatttaaaataataacaaTTCTGATTTTAGTAATTTGTCCtgattaatataaataaataaaataatgcTAATAAATCTGATCATTATTATAATATTGTAAAGAATAAAAATACTAAGTTTATATTTTGTAACAATAACATTTTGAATATTTAAAACATTTCGTGGTTGGTTAATTATCATCAGcacaaaataataaaagtaaaagTAAACTGAACCACTACTCTATTCATGGTTCTGGTTTGGTTTATTTGAGTGTTATAAAAATACTCTTATGCTTTATATGAGTACATAatatagaaataaaaaaaaaggaaaacaaaTTCCATTCTACACAATACAATTTACCAAAATAAAGTTAGGGGGTTTGATCATCTTCATTAAAAAAAGACGACCAAAACAAGAACAAACCCACAAAAGCAAAATCACAATGCTGCTCCAGTTCGAGTGTGTATATACGAAACATATATGAAATGAGTTGATTTGAAAGAAACGTATaccgaaacggttcgcgtcgagtTCAATCGAACTCGTATTCTCCGGCGAGTTCTTCGATCTTCCGGCGCGTCGGGTCCTCCGGCAGGTTCCGACGTCGTCTTCGAGTTCCAGCAAGGCTCTGATTCGGTCTCCGGCGGCGTATGGTTTTTCCGGCGATGTGTGTCTTTCTCCGGCTCCACTTGCGCTCCAATGAAACTTGCGGGTTTAGGAAAGTagttcgtgagagagggtgagcATGGGATGGGGGTCGGAAAACGCCACTGGTTTCGTGATTGCTCCAAAGAGCATTGGGAAAAAGAAAATGACTAACAAGTGGAGGTTCACTCGACTTTTGTAGGATAAACGAGGcatgattgttttttttttttattggtaACCAAAACTGTAAAATGAAAAGTCAAAAATAATCATTCAATTCTTTCAATGCATGAGTAATTATGATAAAGAACCCACAAGCAATTTGGTAGCCTTTTTGGTGTCAGAATTAATTTCTATTAaattctatttattttttttccttacgatacattttctttttaaatcaTCAACTTTACGTTTTCTTGGCAAATTTAAAATTGATATTTTACAAACAATATCTTAACCTCTACTTTAGCCGTTCTCATGGTCACTTTAGTCTAGGGTTGTATAGTGTTCACTTGGTTAACCTTAAACAAATTGAAAAACTAACAAAACTAACCATaagttatttttataaaacaaataaaacttttaattgtaaatttagttaacttaattaattaaactaataaataaataatcatattTGTAAACGAGATGAATTAGCATAAAAAAAACTTTCAATGATTATTCATTTTGCGAAAAATTTCCGTTGGTTCAATATTAGGATTCgaatttcaaaacgggtcggattttggaacccaattttgacggatgttacagctCACACATCTCAAATAACATTATATCAAAAGTAATACTTTGGTAACTTGAGTATGCAACTTATTTTATCTCAACGGTAAAAGAGTAGCTACGGCATAAGTCAAGGAAATCAGTTTTTATAACCGACTGTCATACAAATTTCATGGGATGAATGTTTTACTAATTGAAAACACTTGTTAGCTTCTGAAAATTTAAACAATTTTAAGTGCTAATTAATACACAATAATATTAACATTCAGAAGCATCCTACTCGTACTAATAATCATCATGGACTTCATTTTCATTTCTTCAAACATTCCTACAACTGTTCTATTTTGTCTCTGTATTTATCTACTAGTTAGTTCTGGTGTAGCAACCTTCAAGATGCCTGAAAATGTGACGATTCCAGCTGTGATAGCGTTTGGAGATTCGATCTTAGATCAGGGAAATAACAACTACATTCCGACATTCATAAGGGCAAACTTCCCTCCGTACGGGGTGAACTTTTTGGGTGGAAAAGCAACGGGAAGGTTCTCCAACGCGAAGACGCCTGTAGACTTGATCGGTACGTCTCCATGATATTATTTGGCTAAGAAACGTATATCTCAAAGTAACACAAAAGTATTAAGATGTGTTATTATAAAAGCACACATTGTAAAGAAAGACATCTGATTCTCATATCACCATTTACTCTTTTAGTACTACTTTATAAAAGTGTTATTCCAAACTCTACTAAAATTTAAAATTAACCACACATTGACAAAATTTACCTAAGAGCATGTGCACTACGTGTCTAGTAATATAACACATCATTCTTGTAGTTTTCACAACATCATCAAATATAACATgagaaagaaaaaagaaaaaaaaagaaaaaagaaaagaaaaccaCGCAACCCTACCCGTCCGTAGCTGTGCATAGCCACGGACACCACCATCAAAAACCATCCATAGACGTAGCACCACAATAGACCGGAATCTTATCAAAAGTCCTATTCTCAAAATTCTAACGCATTACAAACGGATGCGCCGTCAGTAAACCGTTACCCCAAACTGACGAAACCCAGTTTTTTCCACGCATGTATTTCGTCGGCACTGTCAGTGTAACCCGAGAAGTGGATTTCGTCAGTAATCTAATTTACCTCTTccatttcatatttttttttagattttgtcGGTGTCCATTATAGCTCGATCGATAATTGCTCACGGTTATGGTCTGTTGGTAATTATTCGTTGATGATACTCCTTTGTTTAATAGTGATTCTTCTATTTATGCCATAAAAGTCGTCAGCTCAACGACAAGCCATTGAAAATGGTCAAAGATATATAGTGTGATTGAAGAAGTTACGAAATATATATCACCTACACTAAGGCCGGTGCCACATCATCTTCAATAGCGTCCTCTGGGCTCCACCAGCCACCACTACTAAAAACTGTCTTGTTTCCGACCAAGGTTTTTGTCGGAAAACTGTTGAAAAACGGTGTTTTCGACCAATTTCCGACAGAAATACGTTTGTCGGAAAAAAACCCTTGTAGGAAAATATTTCCGACAAGTATCCGACTAAATTGGCGACAAATTTCCGACAAAAAACGAAGTTACTATTTCCGACAAAGTCCCGACCACAATTTTCCTACAGCTTTCCGACCACCGTTTTCCTACTATTTTCCGACCAAAAGGTTCCTACAGCTTTCCGACCACCGTGTACCTATCGTTTTCCGACAACCATGTTCCTagtgtttatatatatacatacacatacacatacatatagaCACAAGCAAATACattcacatgtatatatatagttcaatataattgaataaaaaaataaaggttTTAGTCGGAAAATTGTtggaaatttccgacaactttccaaccaattttttttctttttttttgtagtttttttttgTCGGAATTTAGTCGGAACTTTTCTTCAAATTTCCAACGACTTTTTTCTTTGTCGGTAAGCGGTCGGAAATTTGTTGCTAATATTTGACTTTTATTCTAGTCGGAAGTTTGTCGGTAAGTAGTCGGAGTTTCCGGTTGAATTTTTTTAGTCGGTAATTTTGGTAGAAAATCCTCAATTTTCTAGTAGTGGCACACCGCACGATTTAAAGGGGGGCGCCATGGGACACTAACGGGAAAAAATGGTTTGATCGAGGGTGTTTGGTCAAAGTTACCATTGAACGGTAAcattcaatttaaaaaaaattaatttcaaACTTTATAAATTTCACCTATAAATATCTCACTTTTTTCCATAATTTTCATCCCTTCTACCTCAATCTTTATACAAAGTCTCTACACTTTTTTTATATAATCACACAATGTTTTCCAACAACCAAAACGTATGGGACCCGAGCCATCCGTTTTGGCAAAGTGCGCCAAACAATCCCAACGAGTATAAAGACCGTTATCGAAGAGATCCGCGTACGGGTGAACTTGGATATTATTCGATGCCACCTAGCACCCCAACTTCAGgcgaaatacatgtagtttttattttctagtacCTTATTTTTTAACTTTGCATTTTTTAGGACTTTGtaatgtttttcttttattttaatgaaattatgtttttttttaaattttctagtTATTAGAAATggcatttaatttaaaaaaaataaaatatataaatataaaaaaataaggtAATGATTAcaggggctttataccacaccctgcaagttaaaGGAACGAGTCTTAAAGCCTCTAGTGTGACGTGGCGTTGACGTAGTGCTGAGGTGGCGTGataagcccctaggggctttataggGGTTTTATACCACACCCTCTAGCCTAGCCttggaaataaaaaaaaaaaaagacaaatcttgaaatttattttttttaactattttttcttttttaacagcATTCCCTATATTTTTTAGGATGGATACACCAATATTTTCAACTTGACCGCCATAATTTCGCCATGGGGACACACTTGAACAGTTAAAACTATGTCAAGTTAATGAATCTGTTATTTTATTTCAGCTGAGAAAATAAATGTTAAGGAGTATGTGCCACCATACTTGGACCCGTTCATAGAAGACGAAGATCTGATTACTGGTGTAAGCTTTGCCTCAGGAGCCACAGGACTCGATCCTCTCACATCAACCATAAATGTTAGTTTGCTATATATGCATGCATTTAATCATTTTCAAGTGATTTGCATACATACTGACATGTATGCATATCATATAATTAATTAGATGGTCATACCAATGGTGGATCAACTGGAAATGTTCTCAAATTACATTAGGAAACTTGAGATACTCGTGGGCAAAGCCGAAGCGAATATTATTCTGAATAACAGCTTGTTTTTGGTAGCAACGGGAAGTGATGATTTTGTTGATGATTACTTCACCTACCCGATGAGGAAAATTCAGTATGATTTATCTTCCTACACTAATTTTCTTGTAGCGGAAGCTTCCACTTTTATACAGGTGAATTTTTAGTCTTTTGTTTATGTAAAAGAAGAGAAGGTTAATTCATTAGATACAAAGGATCAACAAAAACATAGGATTAACTGAATCGGGTTTCGTTAACTTGTAATGTTCACTTAAAGCTATGATTATAAGACCGTCCGTACGTAGTGGGCGTCTTCTCCCCCCAAACACGCCCAAAAACGCCACCGCCCCCACCCCCGCCGGCGTGTTTGTGCGTTTTCTTTCAAAAAAAGTCCGGCCGCGTGTTTTGAATCACGTAGGAGAAGAAAGGGCTTCACCAATAATGCTTAATCTTCTTTTTTCTTGTCCAAtagtttttttgttggttttttttattttatttaataatgccccacaatgcccacatacccactacacccattttagaaaacgccccatAATGCCTCATTGCTGACTGTATTACCAAATGACGCAAAACGTCCAAAGGTGTGGtgttaaccactacacatggtctaaataGGGTTATAATGCCTTCTTTAAGCTAAGGAACTACATGCATTTATACTTCACCTACCAGAATAGTGGTTTTTTTACCAACAAATTTCTTAGTTCTTGTGAGACTTGAACCCACATTTAGGTGTTTTAAAAGGCTTTACCTTGTCACATGACCACCAAACCCAATGGTAAAATCCAGATTAGTTAATATGAGTATCTTTATGTTCCTTATTTAGTTGGTTCCAATAGGATCCAGtgtccaccccccccccccaaaaaaaaaaaaaaaatatacttcaTATACAATGACATAAATAATTTGGAATGTAGTTGTAGTGGAGCGCCATCCGGGCTTCATGTCGAAAATCACGCTTCATACAGTGGCGGAGCTTAACCAAAAGTTTCaagggggcgtaaagtgatgggactcaaaaatttttttcctatcgttatgtctTGGGTCGGGTCAGGTTGGCTATTCGattcaagtcgggtcaaataataatagttccaaataaaacaaacTGTATATTTACAAAACCACCcatcatttatatacaaagtttataaatatttaggatatagaatttaggaaaaataatcggagggacgatcctatataattttaaaattttgggacgaaaaATCAGAActtatacacttctaaccgaaacattggggtgggcgggtgcaccccgtGCACGCACAATACTTCGCCACTGGCTCCATAGCGCCGGGGTACACCGCTCCCGGGAGCTATGGGCTTAAAAGTTTGAGGCCCGCGATGACTATAATGGCATTACTGGCGAGTTGTTTGATGTTTTGGACCATTGGTAGAGGAGTTATGGGGCTCCATCCACTACACACACATGTTATATAAAGCCTCAATTTCACATATTTTGCCATTTGTCACATAACCACATGGGGGCTCCATGCGGCTTGACCAGATGGTCTTATTTTTAAGCAGACAGTTGAGTTAAGTACAAAGTTTAACtgaaagtaaataggtcaaaagtTTATACTCTTAAACAAATGAATGTAGTTATAGTAATAGTATTTCAAGAGAAATATTTAACCTATTAAATCTTTTACAAAATTCTTAAATGAAAAAACATAAGCCATCTATTCTTTATATGTTTGGCGTATTGTTTTACAGGAATTGCACAGACTTGGAGCACGAAGGGTGGTTGTTATGAGTTTACCTCCAGTTGGGTGTATGCCAACTTCAATAACTGTTAATGGAGGCAAAAATAGATCGTGTTCAATAATGCACAACAATGCAGCTAAGTACTTCAACAAGAAGCTGTCTGCTGAGCTTCAATCTCTTAGATCCGGAAACCCTCCGGTGAATGTCGTCCTTGCTGACATTTACACCCCTTTACTTGACATAGTCAACAATCCACAATCCTATGGTAATTCATCTTTTTTTGGTATAAAGAAAATAGGTTGTCATTAGATTAGATTTGTTTAAAAAATGGGTTATTCTTTGGTTCCTTGGATTTCGAAATCTGCAACAATCCATTGGTTTTGTGTTTTTGCTATTGAAGTTTCAAGTTGAGGCTGTGACTTTGGTTCCTTAAACTTTGCATATTGCAACAACAAAAAGTGACTTCACTTGTTGTTCAGAATCTGTCGAAAGGTGAAGGCCCTACCTCAAATAGTGACTTCAACAAGACAAAACCACTTTGTTGATTGTAAAGTGCAAGAAACCAAAGTGGCTAACTAAGATAACTACTAACCCATGTTTCAAACACTTCCAAAAAAATAGCCAACTTATCAACATCCAAGTTGAAATAGTGTCGTTGCTAGCCCATTAATTTAGGGTTATCCCGATTTTTTTTTACCGCGTAATCATACACTAATAAATAAacgataataaataaagtaaaacaaatatctAATGGATTTGGCAATCTTCTTATTTTTTTCATATCTTGAAATCGTTTCGTCACATCATCTTTTACTTTATCAAAAGTTTATTTTTCCACctcacaaaccatagcattgttcaaaTATTCCTTGCGCATTCAATTGCGTAAATCCGCTTTGACAAACTTCAATTTTAGAAAACATCTTTCAATTGTTGAGACTGCAACCGGTAAAACCAAAGCTAACTTCACTACCCGATAAACCAAAGGACAAGAACTTTGTGTTCCGGTTTCCACCATAAGACAAACAAGATCACT
The Helianthus annuus cultivar XRQ/B chromosome 6, HanXRQr2.0-SUNRISE, whole genome shotgun sequence genome window above contains:
- the LOC110869399 gene encoding GDSL esterase/lipase EXL3-like — translated: MDFIFISSNIPTTVLFCLCIYLLVSSGVATFKMPENVTIPAVIAFGDSILDQGNNNYIPTFIRANFPPYGVNFLGGKATGRFSNAKTPVDLIAEKINVKEYVPPYLDPFIEDEDLITGVSFASGATGLDPLTSTINMVIPMVDQLEMFSNYIRKLEILVGKAEANIILNNSLFLVATGSDDFVDDYFTYPMRKIQYDLSSYTNFLVAEASTFIQELHRLGARRVVVMSLPPVGCMPTSITVNGGKNRSCSIMHNNAAKYFNKKLSAELQSLRSGNPPVNVVLADIYTPLLDIVNNPQSYGFEIVDRGCCGTGKVEVSWMCNAFDDMCSNISNYLFWDSFHPTEKGYRIIVDYLLERYADDVLRL